A region of Streptomyces sp. NBC_01267 DNA encodes the following proteins:
- a CDS encoding class I SAM-dependent DNA methyltransferase, with product MTDGDGYFGEAVADRYDQSTGSEFQPDAIDRTVGFLSELADGGRALELAIGTGRIAVPLARRGVPVHGIDMSRAMVARLHAKPEGRDIGVSIGDFTTTTVDTEADGPFALAYLVFNTIMNVADQEGQVACFRNAARHLAPGGCFVIEVMVPELRKIPAGQNIVPFHTSPTGWAYTVYDTVTQDATCHYIDITEDGRGEAHSTPFRYVWPAELDLMAQLAGLRLRERWGGWAREPFTEDSTQHISVWEKPAD from the coding sequence GTGACTGATGGAGACGGGTACTTCGGAGAAGCAGTAGCTGACCGGTACGACCAGTCCACGGGCTCCGAGTTCCAACCGGATGCCATCGACAGGACCGTGGGGTTTCTGTCCGAACTCGCTGATGGTGGCCGGGCGCTGGAGTTGGCGATCGGCACGGGGCGCATTGCCGTGCCGCTCGCGCGACGGGGCGTTCCGGTCCATGGCATCGACATGTCCAGGGCGATGGTGGCCCGTTTGCACGCCAAGCCGGAGGGCAGGGACATCGGCGTCTCGATCGGCGACTTCACCACCACGACGGTGGACACGGAGGCGGACGGGCCCTTCGCTCTTGCGTACCTGGTCTTCAACACGATCATGAATGTGGCCGACCAGGAGGGCCAGGTCGCCTGCTTCCGCAACGCCGCACGGCACCTCGCGCCGGGCGGCTGCTTCGTCATCGAGGTCATGGTCCCGGAGCTGCGCAAGATCCCGGCCGGGCAGAACATCGTCCCGTTCCACACGAGCCCGACCGGGTGGGCCTACACCGTCTACGACACGGTCACGCAGGACGCGACCTGCCACTACATCGACATCACGGAGGACGGTCGAGGCGAGGCCCATTCGACGCCCTTCCGCTACGTCTGGCCCGCCGAGCTGGACCTCATGGCCCAGCTCGCGGGGCTGCGCCTGCGCGAACGCTGGGGCGGCTGGGCACGCGAACCCTTCACGGAGGACAGCACCCAGCACATCTCGGTGTGGGAGAAGCCGGCCGACTGA
- a CDS encoding MarR family transcriptional regulator — MATENFSAALRAPASASSVPSTAHPMAAPGYGKRSAPDQAPRRTDDFLLLPERERYIAAFIDRLPEGAAMTVKTLARQLPRYGQQAVSTALTALSVAGYLRRIRRLAGDGDQVRWVFRTFWSRTARDNEWWTTFLAAEDGRSPAETQVSASPAPAPPAVPQQPEPDPASDPAPDPAPHPDRPSPAYDALSQLGCTDPRLALSAADCATLEDLAQEWLERGATPAHLVQALTTGLPAEPIISPRGFVRRRLTDKKPPHRPTTNTTTATPPRLLVECTKCGTPGRPEALPDGLCRTCRPGTPTPPEPAASAEAHHVHQRVDALRALTRTP, encoded by the coding sequence GTGGCTACCGAGAATTTTAGCGCCGCCCTGCGCGCGCCCGCATCCGCATCATCCGTACCCTCCACCGCCCATCCGATGGCGGCTCCCGGCTACGGCAAACGCTCCGCCCCGGACCAGGCTCCCCGCCGTACGGACGACTTCCTTCTTCTGCCCGAGCGTGAGCGGTACATCGCCGCGTTCATCGACCGGCTGCCCGAGGGCGCGGCGATGACGGTCAAGACCCTCGCCCGGCAACTCCCGCGCTACGGGCAGCAAGCTGTCAGCACGGCCCTCACGGCGCTGTCCGTCGCCGGATACCTGCGGCGCATCCGCCGCCTGGCCGGGGACGGCGACCAAGTCCGCTGGGTCTTCCGGACGTTCTGGTCGCGGACCGCACGCGACAACGAGTGGTGGACCACCTTCCTTGCCGCCGAGGACGGCCGATCCCCGGCCGAGACGCAGGTATCGGCGAGCCCCGCGCCCGCCCCGCCCGCCGTACCGCAGCAGCCGGAACCAGACCCTGCATCAGACCCGGCACCGGACCCGGCACCACACCCCGACCGCCCCTCGCCCGCGTACGACGCACTGTCCCAACTCGGCTGCACCGACCCCCGGTTAGCCCTCTCGGCAGCCGACTGCGCAACCCTGGAAGACCTCGCGCAGGAGTGGCTGGAGCGCGGCGCCACCCCCGCCCACCTCGTCCAGGCCCTCACCACAGGACTCCCCGCCGAACCGATCATCTCGCCCCGGGGCTTCGTCCGCCGCAGGCTCACGGACAAGAAACCACCACACCGGCCCACCACCAACACCACCACAGCCACACCGCCCCGCCTCCTCGTGGAATGCACCAAGTGCGGCACCCCCGGCCGCCCCGAAGCACTCCCCGACGGCCTCTGCCGCACCTGCCGCCCCGGTACACCGACCCCACCCGAACCGGCCGCATCGGCGGAAGCGCACCACGTACACCAACGGGTCGACGCCCTGCGCGCCCTGACCCGGACCCCGTGA